One segment of Triticum aestivum cultivar Chinese Spring chromosome 2A, IWGSC CS RefSeq v2.1, whole genome shotgun sequence DNA contains the following:
- the LOC123186604 gene encoding probable indole-3-pyruvate monooxygenase YUCCA10: MESVAVLIVGAGPAGLATAACLSQFANPYVIVERESCSASLWRNRAYDRLKLHLAKEFCELPHMSYPIDAPTYIPKNLFVKYLDDYVEHFNIQPKYLTCVESSTYDNDEKCWSIVAKDMSKCTTVKFTAKFLVVASGENSAENIPMIPGLESFPGDVIHSSSYKSGKSYSGKNVLVVGSGNSGMEIAYDLATHGANTSVVIRSPIHVMTKELIRLGMTLAHHLPLNLVDKLLVMAAYLIFGDLSRHGITRPKMGPMTLKAETGRSAVIDVGTVGLIKKGIIKVQGSISKIKGNIVKFQCSKRISFDAIVFATGYKSTANIWLKNGESMLNGNGLPIQKYPNHWKGENGLYCAGLARRGLAGIATDAKNIANDIKSLIDSMSS; the protein is encoded by the exons ATGGAGAGTGTTGCAGTGTTGATTGTTGGTGCTGGGCCAGCAGGCCTCGCAACGGCAGCATGCCTTAGCCAATTCGCAAATCCTTATGTCATAGTCGAGCGTGAGAGCTGTAGCGCGTCACTTTGGCGCAACCGCGCGTATGATCGCCTCAAGCTGCATCTTGCAAAGGAGTTCTGTGAGTTGCCACACATGTCATACCCTATAGATGCACCAACATACATACCAAAAAACTTGTTTGTGAAGTACTTGGATGATTATGTTGAGCATTTCAACATTCAACCGAAGTATCTCACCTGCGTGGAGTCATCcacatatgacaatgatgaaaaatGTTGGTCCATTGTGGCAAAGGACATGTCAAAGTGCACCACAGTCAAGTTCACGGCAAAGTTTCTTGTTGTGGCAAGTGGTGAGAATAGTGCAGAGAATATTCCAATGATCCCTGGACTAGAAAGCTTTCCAGGTGATGTCATCCACTCCTCAAGCTACAAGTCAGGCAAGAGCTACTCTGGCAAGAATGTATTGGTCGTTGGATCCGGCAACTCCGGGATGGAAATTGCTTATGACCTTGCGACCCATGGTGCCAACACATCGGTTGTTATACGAAGCCCG ATTCATGTAATGACAAAGGAATTAATTCGTTTGGGCATGACACTTGCTCACCATCTTCCATTGAATCTAGTGGATAAACTCCTTGTGATGGCAGCGTATTTAATATTTGGAGACCTGTCACGACATGGCATCACAAGGCCAAAAATGGGTCCAATGACCCTCAAAGCAGAAACAGGTCGATCTGCAGTGATTGATGTTGGGACTGTTGGATTGATCAAAAAAGGCATCATCAAA GTTCAAGGGAGCATTAGTAAGATCAAGGGCAACATAGTTAAATTTCAATGCAGTAAAAGAATCTCATTTGATGCGATTGTGTTTGCAACTGGATACAAAAGCACGGCAAATATATGGCTCAAG AATGGTGAGAGCATGTTAAATGGCAACGGACTGCCCATCCAAAAATATCCGAATCATTGGAAAGGTGAAAATGGGCTCTACTGTGCTGGGTTAGCGAGGAGAGGATTAGCCGGTATTGCAACAGATGCCAAGAATATCGCTAATGACATCAAATCTTTGATAGACTCTATGTCAAGTTAA